The stretch of DNA CAATCCAGGCTAAACCACCTAAAACGGGAATTACCACTGCAGCAATATGATTGATGGTAAAACCAACGGCCATAGTGGGTGCCATGTGTTTTGGATTACCGATTTTCTGAAAGAAAGTGCGGATTCCCATGGAGAAGTTGAAGAAAATATGATCCAGAATATACATGACGGCAATGATCAACTTGGAGTCAACGGTGGCATAAGCAATGAAGATGAAGATGAGGCTCAGATATTCCACTGACAATACTTTTTGTTCTCCGAAACGAATGATGGCCTTGCCAATCAAGGGGCTCAGGAAATAATTAATGGCATTGTTCAACATGAAGAGCAGGGTAATCTCCTTGATACTGAAATGAAACTTTTCCACCAGTAGAAAGACCGCAAAAGCCACAAATATCTGACGCCGGGCACCGGCCATAAGGGTCAAAAAATAATACAATGAGTAGCGTTTCCTGAGAATCATTTTTTTGTGTTGAGGAACCGTATCTGCGCGGGTCGGATTCTGTAAGGCGCCCCAGATACCGACTCCAATGATCAGTGATCCCAGGATTCCGAACATGGCTTCATAACTAAGGAAGGAGCTAAGCACGAGAATAATAATACCAATCATGATGGCAGCAGCGGATGAATAACTACGCAGTTTGCCCATGACCCAGGGTGAAGTGTGTTTGTCGAAATACTGGAGTGTCAAAGACTGGTTGGTTGTCTCAAAATAATGAAACCCAAAACTCATGAGCAGGGTGGTGAAAATCAGTCCCATATAGGAAGGGAATAGGCCGGTGATAGCAACCCCCAGCCCAAGGACAGAAATGGATAATGCCGATAACCGGTGTTCCCGAATAACCAGGGTTACAAATACGACCAGCAGAGCCAGGAAACCGGGGATTTCCCGGA from Candidatus Neomarinimicrobiota bacterium encodes:
- a CDS encoding MFS transporter, giving the protein MQNIKQDRMFIFLAIMSIASTVGLQAWRTLFNNFAVEVAGLGGDHIGMIQSVREIPGFLALLVVFVTLVIREHRLSALSISVLGLGVAITGLFPSYMGLIFTTLLMSFGFHYFETTNQSLTLQYFDKHTSPWVMGKLRSYSSAAAIMIGIIILVLSSFLSYEAMFGILGSLIIGVGIWGALQNPTRADTVPQHKKMILRKRYSLYYFLTLMAGARRQIFVAFAVFLLVEKFHFSIKEITLLFMLNNAINYFLSPLIGKAIIRFGEQKVLSVEYLSLIFIFIAYATVDSKLIIAVMYILDHIFFNFSMGIRTFFQKIGNPKHMAPTMAVGFTINHIAAVVIPVLGGLAWIVDYRIPFFAGAGMSLISLFAVQFISRSIQRAELKSQIDGT